From the Trifolium pratense cultivar HEN17-A07 linkage group LG4, ARS_RC_1.1, whole genome shotgun sequence genome, the window CCTGCCACCCCACAATTGTTGTGCAATACAGAACCCGCAACTTTTCTGGGCCGTGGGGCAACACCTGAAACCACAACAGAAAAGAAGCAAATTTAAATCTTCTCAATggaattatcaattaataaattcACATACAAAGATGGTAGACAAGACATAAGGGTGATAATGGGATAGTAACATATGAATCTCTatgtgtgtcaaaaaaaaaaaaaaaacatatgaatCTTTATGAAAGATGTGTTACACATCACCATACTTGTTTGCATATCAATATTTGAGAATTATAATATGTTGCTTATGCATGGCGCTATGAGAACAAATTGAAACATGTCATTTAAACTATAACAAATCTGACACTTGTGTTCTTTTTGATATAAGTCACTCGTGTTTTTCAAGTATTGATAATTGTAGGTAAAAGTATTCTTCAATAACCAGAAAATTTGGAAGCCGTTGAATAATTTCTTTAATACAAATCCCGCTGCTTTCAGCCATTCACACACAATTCCGATCATGGGGGAGACATTGAATAATTTCTTTATAACTTGGGGAAGgggaaaatattattaattaaagtaacaCTAATGACAATTTTCCAACCGTTTCCGAGGGGATTTGAACTCTGTCCCTTGAAGTTATAAGGTCAAACTCTAACCACTGAAGTGACACCTCGTAGTTGAGAACGATTGAGACATAATTATCATTGCACATAATCTTATTGTTTCAAAGAATGGTGAATCAAAACGTAACAAGACTCTGagaacaacattgtttgaaGATAATTCCTATTGCACATATGAGAAGCAATAAGGAAGAAAGCAGAGAAGAGAAACAGAGGAGTGGCAGAATACATACTTCGATTAGTCATCACACCTTGAATATTTTGAGGAGCTTGTAAAGGCATCCTATTCATAGCAACACCACCAGTCCTATCAATGACTGGCTTCTCAACTTCTTTGATGCAGCACTTGGAGAGATCATCTGCTGCAACCTCAGCCATATTCTGTCTTGAGTCGTCAGAATACAACACACACTGCCTGCATTCACAGCCTCAAATCAGCACGGCTGGTGGTTCAAGAGTAGATAAATGGGTGTATTGGCGAGATAAATGAACACAGAGAAAGAAGACAGATATACATTTCAGAAACTCTAAACAAGGATTAGGATACCTGGGTAATGATGCATGTTGCCTATCAAGTGGACTAATCGTACCACCTTTTCCATAATGCTCCTCAAGGTATGCAAATTGCTTCTTGAAGTGGTCCACAGCACTACCCAGACAAGTTGGCAAAAAGGAGagaggaaataaaaataaaaaaatgaactgAAATActgtataaaattataaattaagtttACAAATGTAAAAGCACCCATAAATGCATGAAATATCAGGTAAACTTACATTTGCACTTGTTAATAACATCCAACCAGAAAGTATTCAGAAAAAATTTACGATTACGATATTTGAGGCACTAGAGAAAAATAATTAGAGCAAATGTCCAATCTTGGATGGAGAAAAAATGTAACTGTAGTACCAAAAGATGTTGTATGACTTATGAGTAACAATCAAATACTTCCTTAACCAAAATTCGGACCAAATTTATCAAGTGCAATTTAGTACTAATATCAGGAAAAATATCTAACAATGCTGTTCATAAATTTACAGATTGCAATAGATGTTCTAAATCATGAGGAAAAGAAAAACGAAACAGGAATTTGGGTGCAGGTTTGGACATAAATACCTAGGATACATGAATCCTGTTGGCTCTGCCCCTTCTAGATGTTCCTTCAACATCTTTGGATGGTACTCCAGAGTTTCTCTGTATATAAGCTCTCGAACGTCTTCTTTCGTTACCCTGCGTCTCTCGAATTCAAATTCCATTTTGCTAACTGGCTGAGCACAAGGCTCTCTTTCAAACTTGGCCAAGCCGTTAAAATATGGATCCGCTAGAGCCTAACAATAATCAACAATATTTTCTGTTAAAACCAAATATGATGTGTGGAAAGTGAACTGCAGATGGATGAAAACCAACCTCTTCAGCAGTAGGTCGATCCTTAGGATCAAATGCCAACATTCTTTCTAGCACACGAAGAGCAAGGGGGTCTGCATTAGGAAACTTCTGATACAAAGGAACTGGCTTCTTCTTCCGCATGCTGCTCAAGTATCTCCGAGCTTTCTCGTTTCGTATCTGTTAATATACCATTAAGGTTCTATTGAGTAATATACAATAAAATGATGCTAGAAGGATAGGAAATTGAACAAACCCTAGCAATGGCTTCAGGAGATGGTGTTCCAAGGAAATCAGTCATGAGGTCCAATTGATGGACAACATTCTTCCCTGGGAAAAGAGGTTTTCCAGTTAAAAGTTCCGCGAAAATGCAGCCAATGCTCCATATGTCTATAGCCGGTGTATACTGAGAAAAAAGTTTGTAAAATTAGTACATTACCTAAAGGCGTTATAATAAAAGAATCATAGAGTTAGAAGCATTATCCATCTTCTTTTCACACATATGAGCAACTTATATTACACCTGACAATGATGACTATAATAATAAAGATACAAGTGATAGCAGATATTAAACCTTGGAGAAAAAGGATCCGCACAACTCAGGAGCCCTATACCACCTTGTTGCAATATAATCCTGTGAGTAACAAATAGGCAAAAGCATGATTATCTGAGAAGGAGAGCTACATTCATGGTGAGTATTTCAGGTGAAACCGATTCTTACTGTCCAGAATATAGCAGTGGGTGTATCATTGAAAGCTACTCTGGCAAGACCGAAATCACAAATCTTCAGTTTGCAGTCAGCGTTTGCTAAAATGTTTTTTGGCTTTAGATCACGATGAAAAACATTTGCTACAAGCCACAAGAAAGTTTAAAATCAGCCACAATGATCAAATAACTTAGCAATTATTTCTCAACTACTCATAATAAAACCTTAACTACGAATATGCTACATTAGTaaattcaaaactaaaaaatagcTCAATATAAAGATCACGACCTGTGTGTATATACTTCAAACCCCGAAGAAGCTGATAGAGAAAAAATTGGTAATGTTCTTTTGTCAAGTCATCATTTGCTTTGATGACTTGATGTAAATCTGATTCCATAAGTTCaaaaacaacatatatatcTTTGAATTCCCTTCTAGAAGGAGGTAACAAAATATGCTTGATCTCCACAATATCAGGATGACGTAGGAGTCTAAGAAGCTTGATCTCACGAAGAATGCGGGTAGCATCAGAAACATGTTCGAATATGTCATTGATTTTCTTTATTGCAACCTTTTCTCCGGTGTGTGTATCATATGCAGAGCAAACCACACCATAGCTTCCTTTACCAATTACTTCCTCTATCATGTATCTACTCCCTTCACCATATTCTGTAAAGAAGTCTACATCTACAGATGACTGCACAAACACAACAAAGCCAAAAACCAAACATGTGATTGAATGATCTGAAACACGTGGGACATTGTACAAGAAAGTTACAAGCTCAACAGCTAAGGATtttgggcctgtttggatttggcttatttttgagcttatgaaaataaataaacttttcactaacaaaaattgtatctttataagctgttttctaataaactatcttgaaaaacttatactaatatataaaagcttatttatttgtataagttgtttcacataagctcaaaaataagtcaatccaaatggaCCCTTTTTCCATCCATACTAGCTACAAACTTATACATAAGATTTAATTGGTGTTGATAAATAGCGGTGCTATAAtgtagaaaaatttgaaaaacaaaaatcactatTGGTCAGCAATATGCTGTCAAATATAGGGCCCATTTGgatttagcttatgaaaataagctacgtaaataaataaacttttatgttaatttatcaGTTTtgactaacaaaaattgtatctttataacttgttttctcataaactaccttgaaaaatttataataatacataaaagcttatttatttgcataaattgtttcccataagctcaaaaataagatAATCCAAACCAACCCTTAATCCATGATTCCATATTGACTGAATATGGAGCATAAGTTACAGAACAAGAAGCATTAGTTAATTGTCTTCAATACACatacacataaaaaataaatgttgtcATGGATACAATGAGTCAATAATGctattaaaaacataataaacatTTAAAGATAAACTTAATCAGTAACTATTTTTACCTTTTTTCTCTGATCAGGAGGCATATTAGAAAGTAAGCATAAAAGTattgaattaaattaataattcagaTCACTGAACTTCCACTGGAATCTTCAGATCACAGAGGTTAGTGaataagaagagagagagagagagacccAGAAATGTTGGAAGACAAAATAGACGGAAGTAACAAAAGGGAtgaatgtatgtatgtatgttgGTTGGAGAAGTAATTAAGGTAAGAATGAATCAGCGGATAAAACTAATGTTTAAGGATCTATCTTAGTGTGTTTATGTGGCGATAATCACTAACGCAGCAAAAAGGGAAtggataaatataaataaataaataaaaaaaaaaaaaaaaaagaaacagcaAAAAACAAGGTTGAGATTGAAGAAGAATAGTTTTGGATGGATGGATCTCGGAGAAGAAAGTATCTGTGTACTTCAAGCTGAAGGAAGAAGTTGCATATAGCTCAGAATTAGAGAGAAACgcattattctttctttttagtTCTATGTATGTACTAACTAGATAAATAGAACAGAACTGTTTTGAGTCAAAAAAGAAAGTTAGAAATGTTTTTAAGGTTATTTATTTCGGTCCAAAATAAAAGTTTCATTTATGGAATGGATTAATACTCCTccgatttttttataaaaaaaatattattgttttagattcattgaataaccgaTGTATATGACatataatatagactagatgtcccgtgagcttagctcagttggtagtaacatcgcactatatgtgcaggagcctcGGTTCGAACCcggaacactccacttattcacctttaaggtggattttctagccactaggctacttgaccaaacaaaaaaatatatagatcaGATGATTCGATAAATCAATTAttcgatgaatctaaaaattaattgtctcttataaaaaaaattggggaaatATTTCTTTAAGTGTCATTTtgtctatttaaaaaaataataataattaacatcaataatatataaaCTGACTTAATGGGTAGATAtttagattattttaaaaaaataagtgtacgttacaaattaaaatatgaactaAAAAAAAGCATGAACtattcatcaaataaaattaaacaaggaCTATAAACATTAGTTTGTGTTTGAATTTACGTGTACAAATGTATTTTTAAGTAAAATCC encodes:
- the LOC123919602 gene encoding mitogen-activated protein kinase 15 isoform X1, whose protein sequence is MPPDQRKKSSVDVDFFTEYGEGSRYMIEEVIGKGSYGVVCSAYDTHTGEKVAIKKINDIFEHVSDATRILREIKLLRLLRHPDIVEIKHILLPPSRREFKDIYVVFELMESDLHQVIKANDDLTKEHYQFFLYQLLRGLKYIHTANVFHRDLKPKNILANADCKLKICDFGLARVAFNDTPTAIFWTDYIATRWYRAPELCGSFFSKYTPAIDIWSIGCIFAELLTGKPLFPGKNVVHQLDLMTDFLGTPSPEAIARIRNEKARRYLSSMRKKKPVPLYQKFPNADPLALRVLERMLAFDPKDRPTAEEALADPYFNGLAKFEREPCAQPVSKMEFEFERRRVTKEDVRELIYRETLEYHPKMLKEHLEGAEPTGFMYPSAVDHFKKQFAYLEEHYGKGGTISPLDRQHASLPRQCVLYSDDSRQNMAEVAADDLSKCCIKEVEKPVIDRTGGVAMNRMPLQAPQNIQGVMTNRSVAPRPRKVAGSVLHNNCGVAGAEQRRTIKNPSVSAQYAASSCSYPKRNPSCKNERAEDGIEGSNGLQSKPQYIARKVAAAPGGAGSNW
- the LOC123919602 gene encoding mitogen-activated protein kinase 15 isoform X2, with protein sequence MPPDQRKKSSVDVDFFTEYGEGSRYMIEEVIGKGSYGVVCSAYDTHTGEKVAIKKINDIFEHVSDATRILREIKLLRLLRHPDIVEIKHILLPPSRREFKDIYVVFELMESDLHQVIKANDDLTKEHYQFFLYQLLRGLKYIHTANVFHRDLKPKNILANADCKLKICDFGLARVAFNDTPTAIFWTDYIATRWYRAPELCGSFFSKYTPAIDIWSIGCIFAELLTGKPLFPGKNVVHQLDLMTDFLGTPSPEAIARIRNEKARRYLSSMRKKKPVPLYQKFPNADPLALRVLERMLAFDPKDRPTAEEALADPYFNGLAKFEREPCAQPVSKMEFEFERRRVTKEDVRELIYRETLEYHPKMLKEHLEGAEPTGFMYPSAVDHFKKQFAYLEEHYGKGGTISPLDRQHASLPRQCVLYSDDSRQNMAEVAADDLSKCCIKEVEKPVIDRTGGVAMNRMPLQAPQNIQGVAPRPRKVAGSVLHNNCGVAGAEQRRTIKNPSVSAQYAASSCSYPKRNPSCKNERAEDGIEGSNGLQSKPQYIARKVAAAPGGAGSNW